A single region of the Gossypium arboreum isolate Shixiya-1 chromosome 12, ASM2569848v2, whole genome shotgun sequence genome encodes:
- the LOC108477310 gene encoding signal recognition particle 9 kDa protein-like: MVLLEKLGRFKQQQEKCQSMLSNIAAKLASSSSTPKPAPAATSPFSLLSACKIMCLKFKTDQAQEAKKMEKLNNIFFTLMARGPDVEMSEITGKEQIEAQPAKKGRGRKQ, translated from the exons ATGGTATTACTAGAGAAGTTAGGTAGATTTAAACAGCAGCAGGAGAAGTGTCAGTCGATGCTCTCCAACATTGCAGCAAAATTAGCATCTTCTAGTTCCACTCCAAAACCTGCACCTGCGGCCACCTCCCCCTTTTCCTTGTTGTCTGCCTGCAAAATCATG TGCCTTAAGTTCAAGACAGATCAAGCACAGGAGGCCAAGAAGATGGAGAAACTGAACAATATATTCTTTACCTTGATGGCTCGGGGACCTGATG TGGAAATGTCAGAAATTACAGGGAAAGAACAGATCGAAGCCCAACCAGCAAAGAAGGGAAGAGGAAGAAAACAGTAG